In Thermoplasmata archaeon, the genomic stretch TCGCCGTCTTGTCGATCAGCGGGAAGATGTCCTTGTCGAAGATGTAGATGCCCGCGTTGATCAGGTTCGACTTCGGCCGACGCGGTTTCTCCTCCAAGCCCACGACCTTGCCGTCGTCCATCTCGACGACGCCGAAGGCTCGAGGATCCGGGACCTCCGCGAGCGCCATCACGGGCCCTCGGACGGCGCGATGGTGGGCGATCATCGCCGCGAGCGCGTCGCCCGACACGACGACGTCCCCGTTCACGCTTAGGAAGGGACCGTCGACGTAGGCCCGCATGCAGCCCAGCGCGTGCGCCGTGCCGAGCCGCTCCGACTGCTCCTCGTACGCGATCGAGAGGCCCAGCCCCTCGCCGTCTCCGAAGCTCTCCCGGATCCGGTGGCCCTGCCATCCGATCAGGATCGCCGCCTCCGAGATCCCGGCGGCCCGCAGCGCCTCGAGCGTGTGGCGCAAGAACGGCTTGCCCGCCACCGGCAGAAGCGGCTTGGGAAGATTGGCCGTGAGGGGACGCATCCGAGTTCCCTCGCCGGCCGCGAGGACGACTGCCTTCATGCGGCGGCGCCTTTTGCGCTCGATAGGACCGTAGAATATATCTCCTTTGCTCTGGCGTCATCGCGCGACTCAGCGAGGACACGAATTTTCGGTTCCGTCCCGGAGAAACGGACGAGCGCCCAGCCGTCTTCGAACTGGAGGCGCCAACCGTCGACCGTGGTCACGTCCGATGCGATCCCCCGCATCGCCGAATCGAGACGCGCCTCGATCAAACCCCGCTTCGATGCGTCGTATCCGATCGATGCCCGGATCATGGGATACCGCGGGATCTCGCGCGCGAGCGACGCGAGCGGGTGATCCGCGACCAGCGACACGAGCCGCGCGGCGGCGTACACGCCGTCCGGGCAATACGAAATCTTGGGGAAGATCCACGTTCCCGACGGCTCGCCGCCGAAGTCGGCCCCGCGCCGCTTGAGTTCGGCCGCGACGTACACGTCGCCGACGCGGGTCCGCCAGATCTTCGCTTT encodes the following:
- a CDS encoding sugar phosphate nucleotidyltransferase gives rise to the protein MKAVVLAAGEGTRMRPLTANLPKPLLPVAGKPFLRHTLEALRAAGISEAAILIGWQGHRIRESFGDGEGLGLSIAYEEQSERLGTAHALGCMRAYVDGPFLSVNGDVVVSGDALAAMIAHHRAVRGPVMALAEVPDPRAFGVVEMDDGKVVGLEEKPRRPKSNLINAGIYIFDKDIFPLIDKTA